Within Gilvibacter sp. SZ-19, the genomic segment AAAACCCACTTGGAAATAAACGACCAAAAGATTACCGAAGCCATAGAAAAAGCACTTAAAGGAGACCAAATTGCCTTTAACACCTTGCTAAACACTTACTGGAACCAGGTTTATGGCTTTCAACTCAAACGCCTTAAAGATGAATACGAAGCGGAAGAAATTACCATTCAGACCTTTTCTAAGGCCTTTGACAAATTAGCTACTTACGACCCTAAATACGCGTTTAGTACTTGGCTTATCACAATTTCCAAGAACCTACAGATCGATAAGTCCAGAAAAAAGAATAGCCAGCCAGAGATAGATCGTAGAAACCTGGCCAGCGAACAGCTTAAAAAAATACCAGATAGTGCGCCAACGGCAGAAGATAAACTCATCACTGAACAAAATCTTGCAGAACTGTTATTAATGATCAAACAGCTCAAGCCGCATTACCAGGAGGTGATCAATCTGCGCTATTTCCAAGAGAAATCCTATAACGAGATCGCAGCACTAATGGACGAATCTCTGAGCAATGTGAAAGTTAAACTCCTGCGAGCCAAAAACCTTTTGG encodes:
- a CDS encoding RNA polymerase sigma factor; the encoded protein is MEINDQKITEAIEKALKGDQIAFNTLLNTYWNQVYGFQLKRLKDEYEAEEITIQTFSKAFDKLATYDPKYAFSTWLITISKNLQIDKSRKKNSQPEIDRRNLASEQLKKIPDSAPTAEDKLITEQNLAELLLMIKQLKPHYQEVINLRYFQEKSYNEIAALMDESLSNVKVKLLRAKNLLAALIKTKREG